The DNA window TGCGACTGCAGGTCTTCAAGGCGGCTATTCAGCTCTTCGTTTTCGCGGCGCGTCTGATCAAGTTCTTCCCGGGTAATCGCCAGGTTTGCCTGGGCCTGACCTTCGCCAGCGCCGCCGGCTTCTCCGGCATTTGAACCGTCGCTGCTGGAGGTTCCCAGGTCGCCAGCCACCAGCCGGAGTTCATCACCCTGCTCTACAACTTCTGGAGCCGAAGCTGTAGCGGGGCCACGTGACACAGCGTCAATGGCTGGCTCTGAAGGAGCGCCTTGCTGCCTGAATCTTCGGTTCTGGCTCGAAACCTGCTGAACTGCTTCCCGCGCTGTTCGGGCCCGTATGGTTTCCTCGCTGGGGACGCGGAGGATACTGCCTTCCCGCAGCAGGTTAATATTATTGGACAGGAATGCATCAGGGTTCACATCCTGTATCGCCAGCATGACTTGCTGGGGCGTCAGGTCGTCCGCAGGACGCATGTTCTGGGCAATACCCCACAAGGTGTCGGATGCTTTTACCGGACCGTAGCTCTGAGGCCGGGACACATCGGACTGCGCCTGTGAAGACGCCTGGCTGCGTTGGGAAGGGGCTGGTGCAGCCCGGGTTTGCAGGGCCGGAGTTGCTGCTCTGGGCGCCGGCTGATCCGCCGGCCCATCACGGAAAACCGGCGGGTCAATCAACAAGGCGTATTCACGCAGGAGGCGACCGCTGGGCCATGCCACCTCTACCAGGAAGTTCAGATAGGGCTCACGCACGGGCTTGCGGGTCGTCAGCTTAAGCACCAGCTCACCGCGGCTGTTTTTCTCCACGTTAAACTGTATTTCGTTCAGGAAGAACATGGGCTCGATGCCGACCCGCTCGAAGTCCCTTTGCGGCGCCAGGCTGGCTGCAATTTCTTCTTGGGTCAGGTCACCCGGCCGGACAAGATCAATCTCTGCGCTCAAAGGTTCGTTGAGACTCGAGTTGACAGTAACTTCACCCAGTCCAAGCGCGTAAGCCAGACTAGATCCCATCGTTCCCGCCAGCGCCAATGCAACCGCAAGCTTGCGTACCTTCATGCTCTTTCCTTTCGTTATTCTTTAAAACGACTACCGGCCCCGACGGGAGGAGCAGCCATCATGCCAGCGAGGCAGGGTGCGAGGAGTGAACCCAACCAGCAACTGTTTCAAAGCGTTACAGCTTAAAGCGTGAGAATATAATCGGGATTTGATCTATATGCGGAAAGTATTGTTTATAAACTCTGTTTTATCAATAAATCGACTCAACACAGCCCGGTACAGTCGACGTTTAAGCAGAATCAACAAAATGGAGGCATTAAAAAAGCCCGCGTCCAAGGCTCGACAGATGCCGAGCCTCAAAAGCGGGCCCTGGTCTAGAGTCTTACCGGGCGGATGAAAATCAGCCGTGTTCCTGGAGAATCCCCAGCATACGGCGCAAAGGCTCGGCAGCGCCCCACAATAACTGATCCCCTACCGTAAAGGCCGAGATATACTCCGGCCCCATATTGAGCTTACGTATACGACCAATGGGCACGCTCAGGGTACCCGTGACTTTGGCCGGCGTCAGTTCCCGGACGGTTGCTTCCTTCTCATTGGGAATAACCTTCACCCACTCATTGCTCTGCGCCAGTATGCCTTCGATATCGGCAACCGGCACATCCTTGCGGAGCTTGATGGTCATGGCCTGACTGTGACTCCGCATGGCGCCGATCCGTACGCAGATGCCGTCGATGGGAATGGGCTTGTCGCTGCGGCCGAGGATCTTGTTGGTCTCAGCCTGGGCTTTCCATTCTTCCCGGCTCTGGCCGTTGTCCATCTTCCGGTCGATCCAGGGTATGAGGCTACCGCCGAGCGCCGCGCCAAAGTTCTCGATCGGGAAGTCAGCATGGCGCATGGCTTCGGATACCTGGCGATCGATCTCGAGGATTGCCGAGGCCGGATCATTCATGAGATCCGCCACGCTGTCCCGCAACGCCCCCATCTGCTGGATCAATTCGCGCATGTTCTGGGCGCCAGCGCCGGACGCGGCCTGGTAAGTCATGGGACTGACCCATTCGACCAGATCCTGC is part of the Hydrocarboniclastica marina genome and encodes:
- the asd gene encoding aspartate-semialdehyde dehydrogenase is translated as MKRVGLIGWRGMVGSVLMQRMQEENDFANIEPVFFSTSQAGQAAPDVGKDVPPLQDAKDLDVLKTMDVIITCQGGDYTSEVFGPLRKSGWQGYWIDAASSLRMEQESVIVLDPVNRKVIDQALDAGRKDFIGGNCTVSLMLMGMGALLEQDLVEWVSPMTYQAASGAGAQNMRELIQQMGALRDSVADLMNDPASAILEIDRQVSEAMRHADFPIENFGAALGGSLIPWIDRKMDNGQSREEWKAQAETNKILGRSDKPIPIDGICVRIGAMRSHSQAMTIKLRKDVPVADIEGILAQSNEWVKVIPNEKEATVRELTPAKVTGTLSVPIGRIRKLNMGPEYISAFTVGDQLLWGAAEPLRRMLGILQEHG